The nucleotide sequence TAAGGCCGTCTATGATTTTACGGTAAAAGATATCAAAGGAAAGGATGTGGCACTTTCCAAATATAAAGGTAAAACCTTACTCATCGTAAACGTGGCTTCTAAATGCGGGTATACCTACCAATACGAAAATTTGGAAAAGGTATACAAAAAATATAAAGAGAAGGGCTTCGAGATCGTAGGGTTTCCTGCGAATAATTTTCTATCTCAAGAACCGGGCAGTAACGAAGAGATAGAACAATTCTGCAGACTGAAAAAAGGTGCAACCTTCGATATGATGTCCAAAATTTCAGTGAAGGGAGAAGACCAACATCCTTTGTATGCATACCTCACTTCTAATGCTCCGGATCCGGGTGATGTAAAATGGAATTTTGAAAAATTCCTGATCTCTCCTGCGGGCAGAATTGTGGCAAGATTCCGTTCCGGAACCGAACCGGATAGCAAAGAGGTCACCGAGGAAATCGAGAAAAATCTAAAATAGAGTCCTGTTGTTGAAGTTCCTACAAATGTTCTTTCAAAAAAGCTAATGTGATCGCCCAGGCTTGAGCGGCTGAAGTTTTATGATAAGCCGCTCTTGCGTCACAAAAGAACCCATGCTCTGCTTCAGAAAAGACCAACTCCACATAATTTTTTCCGGAGCTTTTTAGTAATTCGGAGATCGCGGCTATTTGATTTTGTTTTACACTTCTATCCTTTCCCGCCCATACTAAAAGTAATGGGGCGTTCTGTTTGGGGGAATATTCTTCGGAAGTTTGGACGATCCTGGATCCGTAATACGAAACAGCCGCTCTGAATTTATATATCGAATTTGCAAAAAAGGAAACCCATCCACCCAGACAATAACCGATGCTCGCGATCCTATCCGGAATACTTTTTGGATTTGATTTGATCCAATCCAGGACAGCGCTCAGATCTGATTCTAGATTTTCAGGCGTTAGTTGGCTGAAATGAGGTTTTAATGCCATAAAATCTTCGTAACTTCCCGCAAATCCTGGAGGAGCGGTCCTATAATAAAGTTCGGGAGCGACAGCAAGATAACCTTCCTTTGAAAATCGGACTGCGACATCTTTGATATGATCGTTTACACCGAATGCCTCTTGTAATACCAAAACACAGGGAGAAGGAGAAGAATCCGGATAAGCCACGAATGTTTGCATTTCTCCATGAGCCGTTTTGATTGTAACAGTTTCCGTATTCATCTTCACCTCGGCATAAGCAGGTAGAAAGATCTAATCGTATGTGTCTTTGTCGATCGATTTACAAGCTTCTAATGCGTATTTAAGTTCTTTTCTTTTTTTTCCGGATTTACAAATTAGTTTCATGTCAGTTCGTATTTTCTGGTCCCTTCTTTTATTCCCTTCTTTTATATTTTCCCAATCTTTTGCTCCCGAGATCTATGAAACAAAAAGTAAGACCAAGGTGGATCTTTCGTCTATCATCGAAAAGGCGAAAGACGCGGATGTCATCATTTTCGGAGAAGAGCATAACGATAAGGTCGGACATGTATGGAAATTGGAGGCTTTCCAAAAATTGGCCTCTACATATTCTACACTTCTTTCTTTGGAAATGTTGGAGAAGGATCAACAGAGATCCGTAGATGAATATTGTAAAGGGGAGATTACTGAAAAGGGATTTTTGAGTTCCGGAAAATTTTGGCCGAATTACCAAACGGATTATCATCCGATGGTATCTTTTGCGAAAGAAAATAAACTTCCTGTCCTTGCGGCTAACGCTCCGAGAAAATACGTAAACCTTGTATCTCACCAAGGTTTGGAATCTTTATATAAGATCAGAACTCCTTTTCTTCCGCCGAGATATACTTATAATTTATTCAGACAAAAAGAATACGAAGAACTTCTCTCGGCAATGATCGCAGAGCATACATCTACCGGTTTTTCTCCCGATAAACAAAAATTTATAGATGCACAATATGTTTGGGATGCTTCTATGTCGGATTCTATAGCAGAGGCATATTTTTTATTAAAAAGAAAGATTGTACATGTGAACGGAAGATTTCATTCTGATCGAAGTTTAGGGCTGACATATAGGCTGAAACAAATGGGCCTGAATGTTTTAACCGTCAGTATTTTTCCTTCGGAGGAAGGCAAAAGTTTTCAGGAAGAGGATTGGAAATTGGCGGATTTTCTGGTAATCACCGAAAGAAAACCCGTGCCATAAACACTTTCTTGCTTGTAGGGTACACGGATCTCTCCGACATTAATAGAGATGTTGGAAACCAAGGTCCGCACTCTTACAGAAACTAAGTTCGAATGCCTTTCTTGTGGAACCGTTTCCAGGCTTCCCGAAGGAGTTCCTACAGGGACTGTTTTTAAACTCACTTGTTATCGATGCGGCCAAAAGGCTTTGGTTAAATACGTATCTTCTCCACCTGAAACCTTAGAAGAAAAACAAACTCCCAAAGACGATATGCCGGTCCCCTCTGTTGGAGCTCCAACATATCAGGAAAGGGAACGACCTATCGTTCGTCCTATTCAAAAAGAAGTTCCGCAAGAATCTCCGTTTTTGAGGATCATAGAAGGTCTACAATCCAAATGGGAAACTTGGAAAAAGTTTTGGTCCAAAGATCCCTCGGAAGATCGCCCTTGGTTCCAGAAAGTCAGAACCGAAGCGGAATCACCAACACCCTTCCATCGTCCGATCAAAACTTTGTCCGAAAGACTATTGGAAAAGGGGAGAAGGTTCCAATTTCCAAAGTTCCGTCCGAATATTTGGCTCATTCTAATTCCTTTACCCTTGGCATTGGTGTTCCTGATCTTTTTCTGGATGGGGGTTATTCAAAGGGAAGCGGAAGTCCCGGGTCTATTAAGTATTTTTTATATTCATCAACCCACTATCATATACGATCGGGACGGTAGGAAGGTCTCCGAAATTTTCGGCAAAAAGACCAGCAATTTGGAATGGGAAGCTTATCCCGAAAATCTGAAAAAAATGGTACTCCTTGTGGAGGATCGTAGCTTTTTCTCCCATGGAGGGATACATTATTCTTCCGTGCTCCGTGCGTTCTTCGTAAATATAATCAGTCTTCGATTTAAACAAGGTGCTTCCACAATTACACAGCAGTTGGCTCGAATCCTTCTGAACGACCGCGAAAAAAGTTTGGGAAGAAAGTTGAAAGAGGCCCAGCTTGCTTATGCGCTCGAATCTTCCTTAGATAAGGAAAAGATCCTATTACATTATATGAATAATGTGTATCTGGGACATGGGGCTTTCG is from Leptospira sp. WS58.C1 and encodes:
- a CDS encoding glutathione peroxidase; this translates as MIFTSSLFSAPKAVYDFTVKDIKGKDVALSKYKGKTLLIVNVASKCGYTYQYENLEKVYKKYKEKGFEIVGFPANNFLSQEPGSNEEIEQFCRLKKGATFDMMSKISVKGEDQHPLYAYLTSNAPDPGDVKWNFEKFLISPAGRIVARFRSGTEPDSKEVTEEIEKNLK
- a CDS encoding dienelactone hydrolase family protein, yielding MNTETVTIKTAHGEMQTFVAYPDSSPSPCVLVLQEAFGVNDHIKDVAVRFSKEGYLAVAPELYYRTAPPGFAGSYEDFMALKPHFSQLTPENLESDLSAVLDWIKSNPKSIPDRIASIGYCLGGWVSFFANSIYKFRAAVSYYGSRIVQTSEEYSPKQNAPLLLVWAGKDRSVKQNQIAAISELLKSSGKNYVELVFSEAEHGFFCDARAAYHKTSAAQAWAITLAFLKEHL
- a CDS encoding ChaN family lipoprotein, with the translated sequence MSVRIFWSLLLFPSFIFSQSFAPEIYETKSKTKVDLSSIIEKAKDADVIIFGEEHNDKVGHVWKLEAFQKLASTYSTLLSLEMLEKDQQRSVDEYCKGEITEKGFLSSGKFWPNYQTDYHPMVSFAKENKLPVLAANAPRKYVNLVSHQGLESLYKIRTPFLPPRYTYNLFRQKEYEELLSAMIAEHTSTGFSPDKQKFIDAQYVWDASMSDSIAEAYFLLKRKIVHVNGRFHSDRSLGLTYRLKQMGLNVLTVSIFPSEEGKSFQEEDWKLADFLVITERKPVP